The nucleotide window TATTTTTGGAGCTGCGCTAAGCGCTAGATTAAAACTACCTTTTGTGCCTATTAGAAAACCAGGTAAATTACCTTCAAAATGCTTGCAAGAATCTTATAGCTTAGAATATGGTAGTGATACCATAGAAATTCATATCGATGCATTTAATAATCAAAAAGCAAACGTTTTACTTATAGATGATCTCATCGCAACAGGTGGCACAGCTATCGCTGCTGTTAAACTCATAGAAAAACTCAATGCAAAATGCGTTGAAGCTTGTTTTTTACTAGAATTAAAAGGTCTTGATGGAGCTAAAGAATTAGCTAAATTAACTTCTGTTTATAGTGTTTTAGAGGTATAAAATGGAAGAATTTTTAAAACAACTTTTGTATGATTATAAAAACTGGGCTTATATCATCGTGTTTTTATGGTGCATACTTGAGGGAGAACTTGCGCTTATTTTAGCAGGTATTTTTGCACATGAAGGTCATGTAAATTTAGGACTTATCATCTTTGTAGCAGGTTTGGGTGGTTTTGTAGGTGATCAAATATACTTTTATATAGGAAGATATAATAAAAAATACATTCAGAAAAAACTTCGTACCCAAAGGCGTAAATTTGCCATAGCACATTTACTCTTGCAGCGTTTTGGCTGGCCTATTATATTCATACAAAGATATATGTATGGTTTTAGAACCATTATACCTATGAGCATAGGACTAACACGCTATAGTGCGAAAAAATTTGCATTTATTAATCTCATTAGTGCTTGGGCTTGGGCTGCCATAACCATTTTACTTGCATGGTTTTTTGGAAAACAAATTTGGCTTGCAGTGGAATGGGCTGGAGATCACTGGTATTTTGCAGTACCTATTATTGCTTGTTTTTTACTTGCTTTATTTTTAGGTATGAAACAAATAGAAAAATCAATACTTAGAAAAAGGGAGCATAAATGATTTTTAATTTTAAAGAAGAAACTATAAATTCTATAAATGCTGACTTTGAAATCATTTTAATACAAGATAAAAAGATAGAAAAATACACTCAAAGTCAAGAACTCTTTAAACTTTCAAATTATAAAGGCGAAGGAATTTGCATAGATATGCAAAATAAAATTCTTTATAGTGAACTTAAAAGTTTAGAATATGAAGATATAAGACTTGCTTTTGCAAATGCTTATAAAGCTTTAAAAAAACTTGAAATTCAAAGTGTTAAAACAAAGAGTGTTGTAGGAAAATGCGTAGTAAATAGTTTTAATGCCATGATTCAAGGATTTACTTTTGGTGCTTATGAGTTTGATAAATATAAAAAAGAAAAAATACAGAGTAAGTTAGAGAATATTTTCATTTCAAAAGATGAAATTAACAACAAAACATATAACCTAGAAGAAGCTTGCATAGGTATAAACTATGGTCAGGTTTTTTCAAATGCTTGTGATTTTGCAAAAAATATCGTAAATGAAATTCCTCAAATTTATACTCCTGCAAAAATGGCTGAGGATGCTCTTAGCTTAAGTCAAAATGATTGCAAGATTTCATGTAAAATCTATGAGAGTGATTTCTTAGAGCAAGAAAAAATGCAAGCATTTTTAGCGGTAAATCGTGCATCGATCCATCCTCCAAAACTCATTCATCTTTCATACAAACCACAAAATCCAAAAATGAAAGTAGTGTTTGTAGGCAAAGGACTAACTTATGATAGTGGTGGACTTAGTTTAAAACCTGCTGATTATATGCTAACGATGAAATCAGATAAAAGCGGTGGTGCAGCGGCAATGGCCATCATCAAAGGCGCAAGTGAATTAAACCTTGATATAGAAGTGCATTCTATCATAGGTGCAACTGAAAACATGATAGGTGGAAATGCTTACAAGCCTGATGATGTACTTATCTCAAGAGAAGGTGTGAGTATAGAGGTTAGAAATACCGACGCAGAAGGAAGATTAGTTTTAGCAGATTGTCTTTCACTTGCTCAAGATCTAAAACCTGATTTATTAATAGATCTTGCCACTCTAACTGGAGCTTGCGTAGTGGGACTTGGAGAATACACAAGTGCTATCATGGGTAATAATGAAGATTTACAAAATGATTTTTTCAAAGTAAGTAAAAAAAGTGGAGATTTAGCTACTATTTTACATTTTAATCCACATTTAAAAGAACTTATAAAATCAAATATAGCAGATGTTAGCAATACCTCTTCAAGTCGTTATGGTGGGGCTATTACAGCGGGGTTATTTTTAAATTCTTTCATTAGAGAAGAATACAAAGACAAATGGCTACATTTAGACATCGCAGGGCCAGCTTACTTAGAAAAAGCTTGGGGTTATCATAGCTTTGGTGCAAGTGGAGCAGGTGTTAGAATGTGCCTTTCATATTTACTTTATCTTTCAAGGAAACAAAAATGAGTTTATCAGTTGGTATAGTAGGACTTCCAAATGTCGGAAAATCTACCACTTTTAA belongs to Campylobacter sp. CNRCH_2014_0184h and includes:
- the apt gene encoding adenine phosphoribosyltransferase — its product is MKEQDKKYLLDSIRAIKDFPKEGIIFRDITTLLNNKEAFAFLMDHLVEKYQNAKLDYIVGIESRGFIFGAALSARLKLPFVPIRKPGKLPSKCLQESYSLEYGSDTIEIHIDAFNNQKANVLLIDDLIATGGTAIAAVKLIEKLNAKCVEACFLLELKGLDGAKELAKLTSVYSVLEV
- a CDS encoding DedA family protein — translated: MEEFLKQLLYDYKNWAYIIVFLWCILEGELALILAGIFAHEGHVNLGLIIFVAGLGGFVGDQIYFYIGRYNKKYIQKKLRTQRRKFAIAHLLLQRFGWPIIFIQRYMYGFRTIIPMSIGLTRYSAKKFAFINLISAWAWAAITILLAWFFGKQIWLAVEWAGDHWYFAVPIIACFLLALFLGMKQIEKSILRKREHK
- a CDS encoding leucyl aminopeptidase gives rise to the protein MIFNFKEETINSINADFEIILIQDKKIEKYTQSQELFKLSNYKGEGICIDMQNKILYSELKSLEYEDIRLAFANAYKALKKLEIQSVKTKSVVGKCVVNSFNAMIQGFTFGAYEFDKYKKEKIQSKLENIFISKDEINNKTYNLEEACIGINYGQVFSNACDFAKNIVNEIPQIYTPAKMAEDALSLSQNDCKISCKIYESDFLEQEKMQAFLAVNRASIHPPKLIHLSYKPQNPKMKVVFVGKGLTYDSGGLSLKPADYMLTMKSDKSGGAAAMAIIKGASELNLDIEVHSIIGATENMIGGNAYKPDDVLISREGVSIEVRNTDAEGRLVLADCLSLAQDLKPDLLIDLATLTGACVVGLGEYTSAIMGNNEDLQNDFFKVSKKSGDLATILHFNPHLKELIKSNIADVSNTSSSRYGGAITAGLFLNSFIREEYKDKWLHLDIAGPAYLEKAWGYHSFGASGAGVRMCLSYLLYLSRKQK